CGGGTGGACTGGACGTACGATGCGTTGGGGCGTCGGGTACGGCAGGTGCGGTACGTCTGGACCAACGGCACGCGGCAGGTGGTGGAGGATCTGAAGCTGGTGAGTGATCCCGTGATGTTCGGTCGTCCCATTGCGGAGCTGAACGGGACGAACGGTGCTCTGGTGCGGTCGTACGTGTGGGGATTGGATCTTTCGGAAACCCTGGACGGTGCGGGTGGTGTGGGCGGGTTGTTGTGGGTGCGCCTGAACACCAGCCCTGCTTCAGGTGTGCACTTTGTGACGTATGACGGCAACGGGAACGTGTGGACCCTGGTGTCCGCGAGCACTGGGACCGAGACTGCGCGGTACGAGTATGGCCCGTTTGGGGAGCCTTTGCGGCTGACGGGTGCCGCGGCGGGGTGGAATCCGTTCCGGTTCAGCACGAAGCGGTCGGAGGACGCGACGGGCCTGGTGCTGTACGAATACCGCGCCTACAGTCCCGCCCTGGGAAGGTGGTTGAGCAGGGATCCGTTAGGGGAACAGCCTGGCAGCTTCTCGTTAAGATCCGGGCCTGCGAGTCTCGTGGGTGCGCAGCCCTATGCATTTGTCCTTAATGCGCCGGTGTTCCGATACGACGTTTTGGGTCTCGTGCCGCCGATGGAAGTGCCTTGGTGGCCTCCCAAATGCGATCCACCCCCGCTGCCAAGTCCCTGCGATGTAGCCGCACATCTCATTAGGAGCTTCTTGAG
The sequence above is drawn from the Limisphaera ngatamarikiensis genome and encodes:
- a CDS encoding RHS repeat-associated core domain-containing protein, with product RVDWTYDALGRRVRQVRYVWTNGTRQVVEDLKLVSDPVMFGRPIAELNGTNGALVRSYVWGLDLSETLDGAGGVGGLLWVRLNTSPASGVHFVTYDGNGNVWTLVSASTGTETARYEYGPFGEPLRLTGAAAGWNPFRFSTKRSEDATGLVLYEYRAYSPALGRWLSRDPLGEQPGSFSLRSGPASLVGAQPYAFVLNAPVFRYDVLGLVPPMEVPWWPPKCDPPPLPSPCDVAAHLIRSFLSTPQEKAAWDRYVSGTGGTWKLSCSEMRSVLSAARAANGMTVLDMIEAERRRCEYGFLGYPNSDWWKSHWWMSQRKEVVAVGAPWECALGNVELTIYTACECNKFFYSVCLKDRYDFDPKWLETHRSWFGEFYVTVVWAAQNALKCGWRPYQITGCYHGALCTF